A DNA window from Sphingopyxis sp. CCNWLW2 contains the following coding sequences:
- the kdgD gene encoding 5-dehydro-4-deoxyglucarate dehydratase, with the protein MMSPAEMARIIGSGLLSFPVTHFDSEHRFVEGAYREHCAWMMEHDVAGLFAAGGTGEFFSLTPDEVGRVVKAAADEVGGRVPLLSGCGYGTAIAVDIARNVEKAGADGILLLPPYLTGAKQDGLAAHVEAVCKATSLGVIVYNRDNAILEEDALARLCDRNPNLVGFKDGVGDVELMMRIFAKLGDRLTYIGGLPTAETFAPAYLEMGVTTYSSAIFNFMPEWALAFYSAVRARDNATVMAALRDFVLPYIALRNRGRGYAVSIVKAGMNLIGRPAGPVRLPLLDLLPAEREELKRLVDRANASIGQTALQEA; encoded by the coding sequence GGGGCGTACCGCGAACATTGCGCGTGGATGATGGAGCATGATGTCGCGGGACTCTTCGCCGCTGGGGGTACCGGCGAGTTCTTCTCGCTGACACCTGATGAAGTCGGGCGCGTCGTGAAGGCTGCGGCGGACGAAGTCGGCGGCCGCGTGCCGCTTCTCTCGGGCTGCGGCTATGGTACGGCGATCGCCGTCGACATTGCGCGCAATGTCGAAAAGGCGGGCGCTGACGGCATCCTGTTGCTGCCGCCCTATCTTACGGGTGCCAAGCAGGATGGCCTGGCCGCGCATGTCGAGGCGGTCTGCAAGGCCACGAGCCTTGGCGTCATCGTCTACAACCGCGACAATGCGATCCTCGAGGAGGATGCGCTCGCGAGGCTCTGCGATCGGAATCCCAATCTGGTGGGCTTCAAGGACGGCGTTGGCGACGTCGAACTGATGATGCGGATTTTTGCAAAGCTTGGTGACCGGCTGACATATATCGGCGGCCTTCCCACCGCCGAAACCTTCGCACCTGCCTATCTTGAAATGGGAGTGACCACCTATTCGTCGGCCATCTTCAACTTCATGCCGGAATGGGCACTCGCATTCTACTCGGCGGTTCGCGCCCGCGACAATGCCACCGTGATGGCAGCGCTTCGTGATTTCGTGCTACCCTATATTGCTCTGCGCAATCGCGGGCGCGGCTATGCCGTATCAATCGTCAAGGCCGGGATGAATCTTATTGGCCGCCCGGCGGGCCCGGTTCGCCTGCCGCTTCTCGATCTGCTCCCGGCGGAACGCGAAGAGTTGAAAAGGCTCGTCGACCGGGCAAATGCCTCGATTGGCCAGACGGCGCTGCAGGAGGCGTGA
- the gudD gene encoding glucarate dehydratase translates to MDVLESISQSATHGLPRITEMRVVPVAGEDSMLLNLSGAHAPYFTRNILVLTDGEGRIGVGEVPGGEAIRTTLEDARDLVLQARIGDYNRVLNNVRCAFANRDSGGRGLQTFDLRTTIHVVTAIEAAFFDLLGQHLGVPVAALLGDGQQRDRVEMLGYLFYIGDRKLTGLPYRSGSGARDDWDRLRDEEALTTDAVVALAEAAQQRYGFRDFKLKGGVFEGAQEMEAATALARRFPEARITLDPNGAWSLAEAIRLCRDKQDILAYAEDPCGAEGGFSGREILSEFRRATGLRTATNMIATDWRQLGAAIKLDAIDIPLADPHFWTMQGSVRVAQICDAWGLTWGSHSNNHFDISLAMFTHVAAAAPGTITAIDTHWIWQDGQRLTREPLQIEDGHIAVPTAPGLGIELDFDALERAHEVYLAHGLGARDDAGAMQFLVPDWRFDPKRPCLVR, encoded by the coding sequence ATGGACGTTTTGGAGTCTATATCGCAATCGGCCACGCACGGCTTGCCGCGCATAACGGAGATGCGTGTCGTTCCTGTTGCGGGCGAAGACAGCATGTTGCTCAACCTGAGCGGTGCGCACGCGCCCTATTTTACGCGGAATATCCTTGTCCTGACCGACGGCGAAGGCCGCATCGGGGTCGGTGAAGTGCCTGGCGGGGAGGCGATCCGCACGACCCTCGAGGATGCGCGCGACCTCGTCCTCCAGGCACGGATTGGCGACTATAATCGCGTGCTGAACAATGTGCGATGCGCTTTCGCGAACCGCGATTCCGGTGGGCGGGGGCTGCAAACCTTCGACCTTCGAACGACGATCCATGTCGTCACCGCGATCGAAGCCGCCTTCTTCGATCTGCTCGGGCAACATCTCGGTGTGCCGGTGGCCGCACTGCTCGGCGATGGGCAGCAGCGCGATCGGGTCGAGATGCTCGGTTATCTTTTCTATATTGGCGACCGGAAGCTGACGGGCCTTCCGTATCGGAGCGGCTCGGGAGCGCGTGACGACTGGGATCGCCTTCGCGATGAAGAAGCGCTCACAACCGACGCGGTCGTTGCATTGGCCGAAGCCGCGCAGCAGCGATATGGCTTCAGGGACTTTAAACTCAAGGGCGGCGTTTTCGAAGGCGCTCAGGAGATGGAGGCTGCAACGGCGCTGGCGCGACGCTTCCCCGAAGCGCGTATCACGCTCGATCCGAACGGCGCATGGTCGCTCGCCGAGGCGATACGGCTGTGCCGCGACAAGCAGGATATCCTTGCCTATGCCGAGGATCCCTGCGGCGCCGAGGGCGGATTCTCCGGCCGCGAGATTCTGTCGGAGTTCCGCCGCGCGACGGGGCTTCGAACCGCGACCAACATGATCGCGACCGACTGGCGTCAGCTCGGCGCGGCAATCAAGCTCGATGCGATCGACATTCCCCTGGCGGATCCGCACTTCTGGACGATGCAGGGATCGGTGCGCGTTGCGCAGATTTGCGACGCATGGGGCCTCACCTGGGGTTCGCATTCCAACAATCATTTCGACATTTCGCTCGCGATGTTCACCCATGTTGCCGCGGCCGCGCCCGGGACGATTACCGCAATCGATACCCACTGGATATGGCAGGACGGCCAGCGCCTGACGCGTGAGCCCTTGCAGATTGAGGATGGCCACATCGCGGTGCCGACCGCACCTGGCCTGGGCATCGAGCTCGATTTTGACGCGCTTGAGCGAGCCCATGAGGTCTATCTCGCGCATGGGCTTGGGGCACGCGACGACGCCGGGGCAATGCAGTTTCTTGTGCCGGACTGGCGGTTCGATCCCAAGCGGCCGTGCCTCGTACGCTGA
- a CDS encoding NAD(P)-dependent oxidoreductase has protein sequence MPVSLDVPENLDRAAVRVIVASGSQILPTSWLDRFPNLAAIAVHGVGTDGIDRAAMDRRRVVVHTTPEALIGDVAEHAIGLLLALLRHIPANDRFVRSGAWRKETPPALGTRLAGRAIGFLGLGRIGQAIAGRLQSWDAEIHYSARNRRTDVPFRYHETAMELLAAVDTAFITVPGGIETTALVGARELAALGRNGVLINVARGSVVDPDALFQALNSGSILGAGLDVFDEEPAGALRFAPLANVILQPHQGSATIEAREAMKRSVLAAVRAHLVTADGGQAH, from the coding sequence GTGCCCGTGTCGCTGGACGTGCCAGAAAATCTGGATCGCGCTGCAGTTCGCGTCATTGTAGCGAGCGGCTCGCAAATTCTTCCGACGTCCTGGCTCGACCGGTTCCCGAACCTTGCAGCAATTGCCGTGCATGGAGTTGGAACTGACGGGATCGACCGGGCGGCAATGGACCGGCGCCGGGTCGTGGTTCACACGACGCCCGAAGCGCTCATCGGCGATGTCGCCGAGCATGCGATCGGTCTCCTGCTTGCACTCCTCCGCCATATTCCCGCCAATGATCGGTTTGTCCGCTCGGGCGCGTGGCGAAAGGAAACGCCGCCGGCTCTCGGGACCAGACTGGCGGGGCGCGCGATCGGTTTCCTTGGGCTTGGCCGGATCGGGCAGGCTATAGCCGGACGCCTCCAGTCCTGGGACGCCGAAATTCATTATTCGGCGCGCAATCGCCGCACAGACGTGCCCTTTCGCTATCATGAAACAGCCATGGAGCTGCTCGCGGCCGTCGATACCGCGTTTATCACCGTTCCCGGCGGCATAGAGACGACGGCGTTGGTCGGTGCGCGCGAACTCGCGGCGCTTGGCAGAAATGGTGTGCTGATCAACGTGGCACGCGGATCCGTCGTCGATCCGGATGCCCTGTTCCAAGCCCTGAATAGCGGCTCGATCCTGGGAGCGGGCCTCGATGTTTTCGACGAAGAGCCTGCGGGTGCGCTGCGTTTCGCGCCCCTGGCGAATGTCATCTTGCAGCCGCATCAGGGCAGCGCAACGATCGAGGCCCGCGAAGCGATGAAACGGTCCGTGCTTGCCGCCGTGAGGGCCCATCTTGTGACGGCCGATGGCGGCCAGGCGCATTGA
- a CDS encoding aldehyde dehydrogenase (NADP(+)) — protein MALTGSLLIGGTDRDGTHGTVHGLDAATGAVLEPRFGGASLADLDDACAFAAEAFPAFSSMAPSGRAKLLEAIAQGIVDLGDILIERAMQETGLPRPRLEGERGRTCGQLHMFADVLRTGSYLEARIDTARPDAQPPRPDLRLMKVATGPVAVFGASNFPLAFSVAGGDTASALAAGCPVVVKAHPAHPGTSELVGRAIQSAITDLGLPAGIFSLIVDSGHEIGAALVADPRISAAAFTGSRRGGLALVEIARQRNVPIPVYAEMSSINPVILLPAALRNSAADIARRFVTSLTLGAGQFCTNPGLLLAISGEGLEDFLAEAEVALRDSPAQTMLSPAIAMAFEQGIGKLAGHAGVTTRARGLSGHERTCRAGLFMTEADAFLRYPELQEEIFGAASLVVICRDMDELLVVVDALEGQLTAAIHMAEEDIGSARHVLPALQAKAGRLLVNDFGTGVAVSHAMVHGGPYPATSDVRSTSVGSLAIDRFLRPICYQDMPDELLPAPLQRANPLAIPRLVDGSRER, from the coding sequence GTGGCACTTACCGGCAGCCTGCTGATTGGCGGAACCGACCGCGATGGAACCCACGGCACAGTTCATGGTCTGGATGCCGCCACGGGCGCGGTGCTCGAACCTCGTTTCGGCGGTGCGTCGCTCGCCGATCTGGACGATGCCTGCGCCTTTGCCGCGGAGGCGTTTCCCGCATTCTCTTCGATGGCGCCTTCCGGGCGGGCGAAGCTGCTGGAGGCGATCGCGCAGGGGATCGTCGACCTTGGCGATATCTTGATCGAGCGGGCCATGCAGGAGACGGGGCTCCCGCGCCCGCGTCTTGAGGGCGAACGGGGGCGGACCTGCGGCCAATTGCACATGTTCGCCGACGTCCTGCGCACTGGCTCCTACCTCGAAGCCAGAATCGACACCGCCCGGCCGGATGCGCAGCCGCCGCGGCCCGATCTGCGTCTGATGAAGGTTGCGACCGGACCGGTCGCGGTCTTCGGCGCGTCGAATTTTCCGCTCGCTTTCTCGGTCGCCGGGGGAGACACCGCGTCGGCGCTTGCCGCAGGCTGCCCGGTCGTCGTCAAGGCGCATCCGGCACACCCGGGGACATCGGAGCTCGTTGGAAGGGCCATTCAGTCTGCCATCACCGACCTTGGCCTGCCGGCAGGAATATTCTCGCTGATCGTGGATAGTGGTCACGAGATCGGAGCCGCTCTCGTCGCCGATCCCCGTATTAGCGCCGCAGCGTTTACGGGCTCCCGAAGGGGCGGGCTGGCTCTTGTCGAGATCGCTCGGCAGCGGAATGTCCCGATCCCGGTCTATGCCGAAATGAGCTCCATCAACCCTGTGATCTTGTTGCCGGCGGCTCTGAGAAATAGTGCAGCCGATATTGCGCGGCGCTTCGTAACCTCGCTGACTTTGGGGGCAGGCCAATTTTGCACCAATCCAGGCCTCTTGCTCGCGATTTCGGGCGAAGGTCTCGAAGATTTTCTTGCGGAGGCCGAGGTCGCGCTGCGGGATTCGCCTGCGCAGACGATGCTTTCGCCTGCCATCGCAATGGCCTTCGAACAGGGCATCGGCAAGCTTGCAGGTCATGCCGGGGTTACAACCCGGGCGCGCGGTCTGAGCGGGCATGAGCGCACGTGCCGCGCGGGCCTCTTCATGACAGAAGCCGACGCCTTTCTTCGCTATCCGGAGCTTCAGGAAGAAATATTCGGGGCTGCCTCGCTCGTCGTAATCTGCCGGGACATGGATGAACTGCTCGTTGTTGTGGATGCGCTGGAAGGCCAGCTGACCGCTGCGATCCACATGGCCGAAGAGGATATCGGTTCCGCGCGGCACGTCCTTCCGGCGCTGCAGGCAAAAGCGGGGCGTCTGCTCGTAAATGATTTTGGCACCGGCGTCGCCGTGTCGCACGCCATGGTCCATGGAGGCCCATATCCGGCGACCTCCGACGTTCGTTCGACGTCGGTTGGCAGCTTGGCTATCGACCGATTTCTCCGGCCGATCTGCTATCAGGACATGCCGGACGAGCTGTTGCCGGCACCCTTGCAGCGTGCCAACCCGCTCGCAATTCCGAGGCTGGTGGACGGCTCCAGGGAGAGGTGA
- a CDS encoding LysR substrate-binding domain-containing protein produces MTVKRATSGEVGSITLGFTAASGYSFVPKFLASTRENLPNVDINLKEMVSVEQTDALLTGQIDLGLMRPPIRRPEFRSQLVMRERLLAASCVRDLVGARETAAIEDFDGASIIMYSPDGARYFHDLLASLFLNAGATPRYVHFLSQIHSILALVGAGLGHAIVPAAARALHFDNVIFREIDGVADPVELYLVWRADSDNPALDRILSMLPAS; encoded by the coding sequence TTGACCGTAAAGCGTGCCACGAGCGGCGAAGTCGGGTCGATCACGCTCGGGTTCACCGCCGCCTCAGGGTATAGTTTCGTTCCGAAGTTTCTCGCATCGACCCGCGAAAATCTGCCCAACGTCGATATCAACCTGAAGGAGATGGTCAGCGTCGAACAGACGGACGCGCTTCTGACCGGCCAGATCGACCTTGGCCTCATGCGTCCGCCCATTCGCCGGCCGGAGTTCCGTTCACAACTGGTGATGCGCGAACGATTGCTCGCGGCGTCTTGCGTCCGTGACCTGGTCGGCGCCAGAGAAACCGCTGCTATCGAAGACTTCGACGGAGCCTCGATCATCATGTACTCGCCCGACGGCGCGCGCTATTTTCACGACCTGCTGGCGAGCCTGTTTCTCAATGCCGGCGCGACGCCGCGATATGTTCATTTTCTCAGCCAGATCCACTCGATTCTGGCTCTCGTTGGAGCCGGCCTCGGACACGCTATCGTTCCCGCCGCAGCGCGCGCGCTCCACTTCGACAATGTGATATTCCGCGAGATCGATGGTGTGGCCGATCCCGTCGAACTCTATCTGGTGTGGCGCGCCGACAGCGACAATCCCGCACTCGATCGCATCCTCTCGATGCTGCCGGCCAGCTGA
- a CDS encoding transcriptional regulator domain-containing protein translates to MIGGPAADWRSPQAYAELLISDRRAFAWEWLRRNSRYRRQWAARAFAPARILADIGLLGWIDPALATPAARPIWSIDRDPRVLHGRPAANDSPADDLFDVRDVAALVSVEIDASGNEHWLLSDGHWAVRLDLHDGTLLGGPVLVEHRITGLQSARPKLESLRQFVVLAEKGHLPGSMVPKERKAAHWITELRVGDALLAGANQQAIARELWGDAIAASRWRVESASYRLRVQRLVKTARRYLAEPLAGPWFD, encoded by the coding sequence ATGATAGGCGGGCCAGCTGCCGACTGGCGCTCGCCCCAGGCCTATGCCGAGCTGCTGATTTCGGATCGCCGGGCCTTTGCGTGGGAATGGCTGCGCCGTAACAGTCGCTATCGGCGCCAATGGGCGGCGCGAGCCTTCGCTCCGGCCCGCATCCTCGCCGATATCGGGCTGTTAGGCTGGATCGATCCTGCCCTTGCGACGCCCGCCGCGCGGCCGATCTGGAGCATCGACCGGGACCCGCGGGTGCTGCACGGGAGGCCCGCCGCAAATGACAGCCCGGCCGATGATCTTTTCGATGTGCGCGACGTCGCTGCGCTCGTGTCGGTCGAAATAGACGCGTCCGGCAATGAGCACTGGCTCCTCAGCGACGGCCATTGGGCCGTCCGTCTCGACTTGCACGACGGCACGCTCCTGGGCGGCCCGGTTCTTGTCGAGCACCGCATAACGGGTTTGCAGTCGGCCAGGCCGAAACTCGAATCCCTGAGACAGTTCGTCGTTCTTGCCGAGAAAGGCCATCTTCCCGGATCGATGGTGCCGAAGGAACGCAAGGCGGCGCACTGGATCACGGAGCTACGCGTTGGCGACGCCTTGCTGGCGGGCGCAAACCAGCAGGCCATCGCGCGCGAACTCTGGGGAGACGCGATCGCTGCATCGCGCTGGCGCGTGGAAAGCGCGTCCTACCGGCTGCGGGTGCAGCGGCTCGTCAAGACCGCGCGGCGATATCTGGCGGAACCGCTCGCAGGGCCCTGGTTCGACTAA
- a CDS encoding JAB domain-containing protein, with amino-acid sequence MASFLGDVRDAMLEGMRSELRTVRIDPGNPRFSRYLIASMGSLPEERLRILFLDPARGLIADEEFQRGSLAQLAIYPRTIFRRALEHNAASIILVHNHPSGDPAPSEEDLSATRRLEEVGRALDVEILEHIIVTGTRTNNLIEGSAKARGRGKFLPFFLRSHSDPADEMDALARRNAETTMRRRILRRQLLGCPELFGEPAWDMLVDLFIHQSRGQTLSMSSLCITAAIPTSSAMKLIQRLCDAGILERSPDAHDGRRSLVSLTPGVTHRLRAYFAEGTE; translated from the coding sequence ATGGCCTCATTTCTTGGCGATGTTCGCGACGCGATGCTGGAAGGAATGCGCTCCGAGCTCCGGACGGTCCGGATCGATCCGGGCAATCCTCGCTTCAGCCGATATCTCATCGCGTCGATGGGTAGCCTGCCCGAGGAACGGCTGCGCATCCTGTTTCTCGATCCGGCGCGCGGCCTGATCGCCGACGAGGAGTTCCAGCGGGGTTCGCTCGCGCAACTGGCGATCTATCCGCGGACCATTTTCCGGCGCGCGCTCGAACATAACGCCGCCTCGATCATTCTCGTCCACAACCATCCGAGCGGCGATCCCGCCCCGAGCGAGGAAGATCTGAGCGCGACACGGCGTCTGGAAGAGGTCGGACGCGCGCTCGACGTCGAAATTCTCGAGCACATCATCGTGACGGGAACGCGAACCAATAATCTGATCGAGGGGTCGGCCAAGGCGCGAGGGCGCGGAAAGTTCCTGCCCTTCTTCCTGCGGAGCCATTCGGATCCCGCCGACGAGATGGATGCGCTCGCACGGCGAAACGCCGAAACTACGATGCGGCGCAGAATATTGCGCAGGCAGCTCCTTGGATGTCCTGAGCTTTTTGGCGAACCGGCCTGGGACATGCTCGTCGACCTGTTCATCCATCAGTCGCGAGGACAGACGCTCTCCATGTCCTCGCTCTGTATCACTGCGGCGATCCCGACGAGCAGCGCGATGAAGCTCATCCAGCGCCTCTGCGACGCCGGCATCCTCGAGCGATCGCCGGACGCTCATGACGGCCGGCGCAGCCTCGTGAGCCTCACGCCCGGCGTCACGCACCGGCTGCGCGCCTATTTTGCCGAAGGAACCGAATAG
- a CDS encoding helix-turn-helix transcriptional regulator: protein MTDKQRACLDLVLERKTSKQIARELGISKYTVDQRITNARTALGAADRDEVALRYARLRSIYHRIAYDPVEVADLPTLVASDFPDGGVSGFEGLDDNSSLRDRLSGSHPPSGKIWRHDHLPGTRLTIIATLLVALIVFLLGSLGLAESLSRLISG, encoded by the coding sequence TTGACCGACAAGCAGCGGGCTTGTCTCGACCTGGTGCTGGAACGCAAGACGTCGAAGCAGATTGCGCGCGAGCTCGGCATATCGAAATATACGGTCGATCAGCGCATCACAAATGCCAGGACCGCGCTCGGTGCGGCCGACCGGGACGAGGTGGCGCTGCGCTACGCGCGGTTGCGAAGCATATACCATCGGATCGCATACGACCCGGTGGAGGTTGCCGATCTCCCCACCCTCGTTGCATCCGACTTTCCAGACGGTGGCGTTTCCGGCTTCGAGGGGCTCGATGACAACAGCTCGCTCCGGGATCGCCTTTCGGGATCGCACCCGCCGTCCGGGAAGATCTGGAGGCATGACCACCTGCCGGGCACAAGGCTGACGATCATCGCGACATTGCTCGTCGCTCTGATCGTCTTCCTCCTCGGCAGCCTGGGCCTTGCGGAGTCGCTGTCGCGCCTCATCTCCGGCTGA
- a CDS encoding helix-turn-helix transcriptional regulator: MPTLDAAQRLAAEVLKVASEDALIDILDEACSRLGCSWYALSHHIDFLAAPEKGLRIHNYPEDWARWFDEQRLGICDPVHRASRRRAAGFLWHDMQTFSRPRRGDEAILSRARRHDIHDGLTIPTHVPGDAHGSVSFAWQKGTYATPEALMFAQTIGAFIFEAARQLSGLVPANDQPRLTDRQIECLLWAARGKSDSVIAQIMDLQTDTVSEHLRNARAKYSARSRVSLAIRALFDGTICFGDVAGG, encoded by the coding sequence ATGCCAACGCTCGATGCCGCACAGCGACTCGCGGCCGAAGTCTTGAAGGTCGCGAGCGAAGACGCGTTGATCGATATTCTCGACGAGGCCTGCTCGAGGCTGGGATGTTCGTGGTACGCGCTGAGCCACCACATCGACTTCCTGGCTGCGCCCGAGAAGGGGCTGCGCATCCACAATTATCCCGAAGACTGGGCGCGATGGTTCGACGAACAACGGCTTGGCATCTGCGATCCCGTCCATCGCGCAAGCCGCCGCCGCGCCGCGGGCTTCCTCTGGCACGACATGCAGACCTTCTCGCGGCCCCGGCGCGGCGACGAAGCGATATTGTCGCGCGCGCGCCGGCACGACATTCATGACGGGCTCACGATCCCCACGCACGTCCCTGGGGACGCGCACGGATCGGTATCCTTCGCCTGGCAGAAAGGGACATATGCGACGCCCGAGGCCCTGATGTTCGCCCAGACGATCGGCGCTTTCATATTCGAGGCGGCGCGCCAGCTCTCGGGCCTCGTCCCTGCCAATGATCAGCCGCGCCTCACGGACCGGCAGATCGAATGCCTTCTCTGGGCCGCGCGCGGCAAGTCGGATTCGGTGATCGCGCAGATCATGGATCTGCAGACCGATACGGTCAGCGAACATCTGCGTAACGCCCGCGCGAAATACTCCGCGCGAAGCCGTGTCAGCCTTGCGATCCGCGCCCTGTTCGACGGGACGATCTGCTTCGGCGACGTCGCCGGCGGTTAA
- a CDS encoding acyl-homoserine-lactone synthase, translating into MFLTVNQDNRAREHAALRSMFEARKRVFVDLLKWDLPVLAGRFEVDHFDDPFATYLIVTDGGREHLASARLLPTTRPALLDGLFPHLVSGPVPNGAAICEITRFCLSPGVGARQRRAARDTLLVGLVDHARANGISTYTGVAELSWFRQVAQFGWDCRLLGETAIHDGRALVALAISIDADTHAKLAGTGIVATGTSVPAQAA; encoded by the coding sequence ATGTTCCTCACGGTCAACCAGGACAACCGGGCGCGCGAACATGCCGCGCTCCGCTCGATGTTCGAAGCGCGCAAGCGCGTCTTTGTCGATCTGCTCAAATGGGACCTGCCGGTGCTGGCGGGCCGGTTCGAAGTCGATCATTTCGACGATCCTTTTGCCACTTATCTGATCGTCACCGACGGCGGGCGAGAGCATCTCGCCTCGGCGCGACTTCTGCCGACGACGCGACCGGCGCTTCTCGACGGACTCTTCCCGCACCTCGTCTCCGGCCCGGTCCCGAACGGCGCGGCGATATGCGAGATCACCCGCTTTTGCCTTTCGCCGGGCGTGGGGGCGCGGCAGCGCCGCGCTGCGCGCGACACGCTGCTCGTCGGGCTCGTCGACCATGCACGGGCGAATGGCATCAGCACCTACACCGGCGTCGCCGAACTGTCCTGGTTCCGGCAGGTCGCGCAGTTCGGCTGGGATTGCCGCTTGCTCGGCGAGACAGCGATCCATGATGGCCGCGCGCTGGTCGCGCTCGCGATCTCGATCGACGCGGACACGCACGCGAAGCTGGCCGGGACCGGCATCGTCGCGACCGGCACTTCCGTGCCAGCCCAGGCCGCATGA
- a CDS encoding phytanoyl-CoA dioxygenase family protein — translation MSVHPLPRSGGRCAAAAQRLAAEGYVRLRGAAPASRIAAIAADLAPRFETTPFCSGGFYGERTKRFGRLLIRSPHVAELVLHSGILALAEAALGPWCERIQLNLTQAIELHPRALAQFPHRDQNMWQGALGEVEYLLNVLWPLSPFTAENGATVVWPRSHGAAALVEEPRAAPVVAAADPGDAIVFLGSTLHGAGANRSDGVRQGIIISYCLGWLKPYENPWLAYPPEIARDFPPELAALAGYAQHRPNLGNFEGQCPSVLFAGYPDEPLAATDALRPDQEARLARYIATQRQSGGRFAE, via the coding sequence ATGTCGGTTCATCCTCTCCCGCGGAGCGGCGGGCGCTGTGCCGCCGCTGCGCAGCGCCTGGCCGCCGAGGGCTATGTCCGGCTTCGCGGTGCCGCCCCGGCTTCGCGGATCGCGGCGATCGCGGCGGATCTCGCACCACGTTTCGAGACGACGCCCTTTTGCTCGGGCGGCTTCTACGGAGAACGGACCAAGCGGTTCGGGCGCCTCCTGATCCGTTCGCCGCATGTCGCGGAGCTGGTGCTGCACTCCGGAATATTGGCGCTCGCCGAAGCCGCGCTCGGTCCTTGGTGCGAGCGCATCCAGCTCAACCTCACCCAGGCCATCGAGCTCCATCCCCGCGCGCTCGCGCAATTCCCGCACCGCGATCAGAATATGTGGCAGGGGGCGCTCGGCGAGGTCGAATATCTGCTCAACGTGCTGTGGCCGCTCAGCCCCTTCACCGCGGAAAATGGCGCGACGGTCGTCTGGCCGCGAAGCCATGGCGCCGCGGCGTTGGTCGAGGAGCCGAGGGCGGCACCGGTCGTCGCCGCGGCCGACCCGGGCGACGCGATCGTCTTTCTCGGTTCGACGCTCCACGGCGCGGGCGCCAACCGCAGTGACGGCGTCCGGCAGGGGATCATCATCAGCTACTGCCTCGGATGGCTCAAGCCCTACGAGAATCCGTGGCTGGCCTATCCGCCCGAGATTGCGCGCGACTTCCCGCCCGAGCTCGCGGCGCTAGCCGGCTATGCGCAGCACCGGCCCAATCTCGGCAATTTCGAGGGGCAATGCCCGTCGGTGCTGTTCGCCGGCTATCCCGATGAGCCGCTCGCCGCGACCGATGCGCTGCGCCCCGATCAGGAAGCGCGGCTTGCCCGGTATATCGCGACGCAGCGGCAGAGTGGCGGGAGGTTTGCGGAATGA
- a CDS encoding GntR family transcriptional regulator: MERVYLDLKARIVGGAYPPGTRLDPFHLAKRLAASPTPVREALHRLSGERIVDSWHQEGFRQPIFAEADLCDLYHWAGALVRFALSDPPRPPGPGTLLPMMEVEDYQARVARLFRAIALLNGNRELRFAIANMIERSEFFRAAEARTDPSAEHVLASMEAAFLKAHWAELRSKSALFHRRRVARAGRVVAEIRPRSQTIE; the protein is encoded by the coding sequence ATGGAGCGGGTCTATCTCGACCTGAAGGCGAGGATCGTCGGCGGCGCCTATCCGCCCGGCACGCGTCTCGATCCCTTCCACCTCGCAAAGCGGCTGGCGGCAAGTCCGACACCCGTCCGCGAGGCACTCCATCGGCTGTCGGGCGAGCGCATCGTCGATAGCTGGCATCAGGAAGGCTTCCGTCAGCCGATCTTCGCCGAGGCCGATCTTTGCGATCTCTACCATTGGGCCGGCGCGCTCGTCCGGTTCGCGCTGAGCGATCCGCCGCGTCCTCCCGGACCGGGCACCCTGCTCCCGATGATGGAGGTTGAAGATTATCAGGCGCGAGTCGCGCGGTTGTTTCGGGCAATCGCGCTGCTCAACGGCAATCGCGAACTTCGCTTCGCCATCGCCAACATGATCGAACGCAGCGAGTTTTTCCGCGCAGCCGAGGCGCGCACCGACCCGAGCGCCGAGCATGTCCTCGCGTCGATGGAGGCGGCCTTCCTGAAGGCCCATTGGGCTGAACTTCGCAGCAAAAGCGCGCTTTTCCACCGGCGCAGGGTCGCGCGCGCGGGGCGGGTCGTCGCCGAAATCCGACCGCGGTCGCAAACAATCGAATGA